The proteins below are encoded in one region of Lepisosteus oculatus isolate fLepOcu1 chromosome 10, fLepOcu1.hap2, whole genome shotgun sequence:
- the washc5 gene encoding WASH complex subunit 5: MVDFLAENNLCGQAILRIVSRGNAVIAELLRLSDFIPSVFRLKDKTDQQKYGDIICDFSYFKGPEHYEGKLEAKPELQDLDEEFRENNIEILSRFYLAFESVHKYIVDLNRYLDDLNEGVYIQQTLETILLNEDGKQLVCEALYLYGVMLLVIDQKIEGEVRERMLVSYYRYSAARSSADSNLDDICKLLRSTGYSCQPGSKRPPNYPESYFQRVPISATFVSMVIGRLRSDDIYNQVSAYPLPEHRSTALANQAALLYVILYFNPSILHTQQAKMREIVDKYFPDNWVISIYMGITVNLIEAWEPYKAAKTALNYTLDQANIKEQASRYAASVETLRPQVQQFLKEGFLREEIVLDNIPKLLNCLRDCNVAIRWLMLHTADSAYDLNNKRLRQIKDQVINDSKYNSKILFQLLLDTAQFEFLLKEMFKQMLSEKQAKWESYKQEGSERMTELADVFSGVKPLTRVEKNENLQAWFREISKQILSLNYEDSTAAGRKTVQLIQALEEVQEFHQLESNLQVCQFLADTRKFLHQMIRTINIKEEFLITMQIVGDLSYAWQLIDSFTGIMQESIRVNPSMVTKLRATFLKLASALDLPLLRINQANSPDLLSVSQFYSGELVSYVRKVLQIIPESMFTSLAKIIKLQIHDIMEVPTRLDKDKLRDYAQLNARYEVAKLTHAISIFTEGILMMKTTLVGIIKVDPKQLLEDGIRKELVRRVAFALHKGLIFNPKSKPSELMPKLKEMAATMDGFYRSFEYIQDYVSIYGLKIWQEEVSRIINYNVEQECNSFLRTKIQDWQSVYQSTHIPIPKFPPVDESATFIGRLCREILRITDPKVTCYIDQMNTWYDMKTRQEVTNNRLFSEIQDTLGTFGLNGLDRLLCFMIVKELQNFLNMLQKTILRDRTVVDVFKALLNSVNPVKGIVGNANKVYSAAVAKTQKIWTSYLEAIMKVGQMQILRQQIANELNYSCKFDSKHLAAALENLNKSLLSDIEAHYQDPSLPYPKEDNTLLYEITAYLEAAGIHNPLNKIYITTKRLPYFPIVNFLFLIAQLPKLQYNKNQGMTCRKSTDPVDWPPLVLGLLTLLKQFHSRYTEQFLALIGQFVRSIMEQCTSQKIPEMPSDVVGALMFLEDYVHYTKLPRKVAEAHVPSFIFDEFRTVL, encoded by the exons ATGGTAGACTTTCTAGCGGAGAATAATTTGTGTGGCCAAGCCATCTTGAGGATTGTTTCCCGAGGGAATGCGGTCATTGCAGAACTCCTCCGACTCTCGGACTTCATTCCCAGTGTCTTCAGGCTGAAAGATAAAACTGACCAACAGAAATATGGGGATATTATCTGTGATTTCAGTTACTTTAAG GGTCCAGAACACTACGAAGGCAAACTGGAGGCCAAGCCAGAGCTCCAGGATTTAGACGAAGAATTCcgtgaaaataacattgaaatactCTCACGCTTTTACCTTGCATTTGAAAGTGTCCACAAATACATTGTGGATTTAAACAG GTATCTGGATGATCTTAATGAAGGTGTTTACATTCAGCAGACATTGGAAACCATTCTATTGAATGAAGATGGGAAACAGCTCGTG tgtgaAGCTCTCTATTTGTATGGAGTCATGCTGTTGGTCATTGACCAGAAGATTGAAGGTGAGGTCAGAGAGAGGATGCTGGTGTCTTATTACAGATACAG TGCTGCCCGCTCGTCGGCAGACTCCAATCTGGATGACATCTGCAAGCTGCTGCGTAGCACAGGGTACTCGTGCCAGCCCGGGTCCAAACGGCCCCCGAATTACCCAGAGAGCTACTTCCAGAGAGTGCCCATCAGCGCCACCTTCGTCAGCATGGTGATAGGCCGCCTGCGCTCGGACGACATTTACAACCAG GTCTCTGCTTATCCCCTGCCTGAGCACCGAAGCACAGCCCTGGCCAACCAGGCTGCCCTGCTGTATGTCATCCTGTATTTCAACCCCTCCATCCTCCACACACAGCAAGCCAAGATGAGGGAGATCGTGGATAAATACTTCCCAGACAATTGG GTTATCAGCATCTACATGGGGATCACAGTGAATCTTATAGAGGCCTGGGAACCCTACAAAGCTGCCAAGACTGCCTTGAATTACACTCTTGATCAAGCTAATATTAAAGAACAG GCCAGTCGCTACGCTGCCAGTGTGGAGACGCTGAGGCCCCAGGTGCAGCAGTTTCTGAAGGAGGGCTTCCTGAGGGAGGAGATCGTGCTGGACAACATTCCCAAGCTGCTCAACTGCCTCCGGGACTGCAACGTGGCCATCCGGTGGCTGATGCTTCACACGGCCGATTCAG cTTATGACCTAAACAACAAAAGGTTGCGTCAGATTAAGGATCAAGTGATCAATGACTCCAAATACAATTCCAAGATCCTCTTCCAACTACTGCTGGACACGGCTCAGTTTGAGTTTCTTCTTAAGGAG ATGTTCAAGCAGATGCTGTCTGAGAAGCAGGCGAAGTGGGAGAGCTACAAGCAGGAGGGCTCAGAGAGGATGACTGAGCTGGCTGATGTCTTTTCTGGGGTCAAACCCCTGACAAGGGTGGAGAAGAATG AGAACCTGCAGGCGTGGTTCAGGGAGATATCCAAACAGATCCTGTCTCTGAACTACGAAGATTCCACGGCTGCCGGGAGGAAGACAGTGCAGCTGATCCAGGCCCTGGAGGAG GTGCAAGAGTTCCACCAGCTGGAGTCCAATCTGCAGGTCTGTCAGTTCCTCGCCGACACCCGCAAGTTCCTTCACCAGATGATCCGTACCATTAACATCAAGGAGGAGTTCCTGATCACCATGCAGATCGTGGGAGACCTGTCCTACGCCTGGCAGCTCATCGACAG CTTCACGGGTATCATGCAAGAGAGCATTCGAGTGAATCCGTCAATGGTGACCAAACTCCGGGCCACGTTCCTGAAG CTGGCGTCGGCTCTGGACCTGCCCTTGCTGAGGATTAACCAGGCCAACAGCCCTGACCtgctcagtgtgtctcagtTCTACTCCGGCGAGCTCGTCTCCTATGTGAGGAAG GTGCTGCAGATCATTCCTGAGAGCATGTTTACTTCCCTGGCCAAAATTATCAAGCTGCAGATCCATGACATCATGGAAGTGCCCACTCGTCTGGACAAGGACAAGTTGCGGGATTATGCCCAGCTGAATGCCCGCTATGAG GTCGCCAAACTGACTCATGCCATTTCAATTTTCACCGAAGGAATCCTTATGATGAAAACAACCCTTGTTGGCATCATCAAG GTTGACCCTAAGCAGTTACTGGAAGATGGCATAAGGAAAGAATTAGTGAGAAGAGTAGCATTTGCTCTTCATAAGGGTCTCATCTTCAACCCCAAATCTAAG CCCAGTGAGCTGATGCCCAAACTAAAGGAAATGGCTGCCACTATGGATGGCTTCTATCGGTCCTTTGAGTACATCCAGGATTACGTGAGTATCTACGGCCTGAAAATCTGGCAGGAGGAGGTGTCCCGCATTATAAACTACAACGTCGAGCAGGAGTGCAACAGCTTTCTCAGGACAAAG ATCCAAGACTGGCAGAGTGTGTACCAGTCAACCCACATCCCCATTCCAAAGTTCCCCCCAGTGGACGAGTCCGCCACCTTCATTGGACGCCTGTGTCGAGAGATTCTAAGGATCACAGACCCAAA aGTGACGTGCTATATTGACCAGATGAACACATGGTATGACATGAAGACGCGTCAGGAGGTGACCAACAACAGACTGTTTTCAGAGATCCAAGACACACTGGGAACGTTTGGGCTAAATGGCCTTGACAGACTTCTCTGTTTCATGATTGTGAAGGAGTTACAG AACTTCTTGAACATGTTGCAGAAGACAATCCTTCGGGACAGAACTGTGGTTGATGTTTTCAAAGCTTTGCTGAATTCTGTAAACCCTGTTAAAGGAATTGTTG ggaatgCAAATAAAGTGTATTCCGCAGCTgttgcaaaaacacaaaaaatctgGACCTCGTATTTGGAAGCAATTATGAAG GTTGGTCAGATGCAGATTCTAAGACAGCAGATAGCTAATGAGTTAAACTACTCCTGCAAGTTTGACTCGAAGCACCTGGCTGCTGCTCTGGAAAATCTGAACAA GTCTCTCCTTTCTGACATTGAGGCTCATTACCAGGACCCTTCCCTGCCGTACCCCAAAGAGGATAACACCCTCCTGTATGAAATCACGGCGTACTTGGAGGCTGCCGGGATTCACAACCCCCTGAACAAA ATCTACATAACCACCAAGCGGTTACCATATTTCCCCATTGTGAACTTTCTGTTTCTCATTGCTCAGCTTCCTAAGCTGCAGTACAACAAAAACCAAG GAATGACCTGCAGAAAGTCGACTGATCCAGTTGACTGGCCTCCTCTTGTGCTGGGTCTGCTTACCCTCCTGAAGCAGTTCCATTCCAGATACACTGAGCAGTTTCTGGCTCTGATTGGCCAGTTCGTTCGCTCCATAATGGAGCAGTGCACGAG CCAGAAGATTCCGGAGATGCCGTCGGATGTGGTTGGGGCGCTCATGTTCCTGGAGGATTATGTGCACTATACCAAACTCCCCCGGAAG GTGGCAGAAGCCCACGTCCCCAGCTTCATCTTCGATGAGTTTCGAACAGTTCTGTGA